The genome window GCGGGCAAGTATCCCGGCCAGCTTTCGGGTGGTCAGCAGCAGCGCGTCGCCATCGCGCGGTCTTTGTGCATGAAGCCCCGGATCATGCTGTTTGACGAACCAACCTCGGCCCTGGACCCCGAGATGATCAAGGAAGTGCTCGACACGATGATCGAGCTGGCCGCCGAAGGCATGAAAATGATCTGCGTCACCCACGAAATGGGCTTTGCCCGTCAGGTGGCGAACCGGGTGATCTTCATGGACGCGGGCCAGATTGTTGAGCAGAACGAACCGGAAGAGTTCTTCAACAACCCGAAGTCCGAGCGCACACAGCTATTCCTGAGCCAGATTCTGGGTCACTGAGAACTGCAAACGCTCAACCGCCCGGTGCAGGTGATCTGCGCCGGGCGTTTTCGCGCCTGCACCTTATTCCAGATCGCGCGGTTTCACGAAATCAATGAACTGCCCGGCCCCGAATCCTGTGCCGGCCCAGGCGTCGTTCTGAAACCGGATCACGGTTGTCGCGCCTGACGGATAGCGCATGAAACCGGGCATGCTTGGCGGGTCGGCCAGCAGGTTCTGCGCAAAGTTGGCGATGCCGGGATTATGCCCGATCATCAGGACGGTGTTGCCCTCGGCCCGGCGCAGAACATCCAGCATCCTTTCCGCATCGGCGTGATACAGCTCCGCCTGCCAGTCGGGCTGTGGCGGAGTGGCAAACGCGGGCGCGATCCCGTCCCAGGTCTGGCGCGTGCGCTGCGCGGTCGAAGACACCACAGCATCCGGAACATAGCCGCGACTGTTCAGCCAGTTGCCTAT of Paracoccaceae bacterium contains these proteins:
- a CDS encoding histidine phosphatase family protein, translating into MTRTLILTRHAKSSWDNPGLDDHDRPLNARGQRAAAAIGNWLNSRGYVPDAVVSSTAQRTRQTWDGIAPAFATPPQPDWQAELYHADAERMLDVLRRAEGNTVLMIGHNPGIANFAQNLLADPPSMPGFMRYPSGATTVIRFQNDAWAGTGFGAGQFIDFVKPRDLE